cgaccaaatagtaggttttagtgcgCTACGTGATGAGATTCGACATGcttatctagcgacgcgatttccagatggcggcgatggaagattctttcatcccgggatcgtctgatcattcagAGCATTCAGGTGGAGGACCCTCATCTGATTCACGCCCTGCTCTTCCATCGGTGTTAGACATATTCCCTCCTGTTGcgacggttgcaccttttcaagctattatctcatcccctgatgcgagaCTATCTATTCAAGAATTCTcccacatgctgattctggttctaccggatattcagctGTGAGCGCATCTCTTCTGTCTACCCTACGCCTGGTTCTATATCATCAGTTTAAAACCCGTTTTATGAAGTAATAGCACCTATGAGGttggattcgagagctacagcaTATGGTGAGTATATGAGATATTAAGAAAGGTGAGAAGAAACCTAGAGAGAGGATTCGTGTGTTCCGAAAAATAGCTGCTACTAGGTTAGATGGAGCTACTAGTTagtatgccacccatgattatcttgtggagtaAGCTAGAAAATTTTTAAAGAAATTGGAGAGGATTGGAGATCGAAAGTTTTTTTGGAATTAGATGATGATGATATGATCAAACATGATACGTGTTgaagtaatgtgatataaatcgACCTTATGTTATTAAAGAGATCTGATGATTACTGTATAaatttgttatacttagtaatcataagagatgatgatgggaatgttaccagtatggaagatTAGAAGTTAAACAACGAATAAGGTAATATGCAACGGTAATGGAGTTTTTGTTGACCAATGAAGGCAAATGGACTCAATAAGGGGTAGAGGGTATATGGAAATGAATGAGCTGTTATCTAAGTGTTTCCCTAATTTGATActtggttgtggttgagaaggacgacaaccaactcatatagtaatgacgaaATGTCGCAAACAGCCTTACTTAACCCTGGCTGGATTCGTGCAACCAGCTGAATAGGCTCTTTTCGTTGCAAGAATTAGCTCTTCGACAGGAAAATCGTTCGATCCAATCCATTCATTGTGCTAcaatcttattgttacataagctacactctcgatggatgtcaaattgtcatccgtcgggactataaaatTCATCCGTCGGGATcatattagatcatccgtcaaGAGCTacaaaatttcactaagttaaatctactaaggtgttttgtttaacttatcatcaagttcacaacatattcctaacataagCCATAATGATACTGGCCCGGATTTCACCCTTGGAAAGCTCAATAAAAGGAGTCCAGGGCCCAATTGTTAGTACATGGTCCGGGAGTGGACCCCAGGTGGTTTTGTCACATTAAAATATTCCTCTCAATTATTAGTTTATGAGTACGAGGAATATTCTTGAATCATGTGACACACACTCCCACACACAGGTGACACACGCCGAGTACACCCCGTCACGCTCCATCAACAGAAGATACCTAGACATGTGCCCACATCGTGGACGTCCAGGTATCCTGGATCCAGAAGGTTGCATGGTCCATGGTCCATGTTCCGAGAAAAACACCTGGACACATGCTCACATCACAGACATGCAGGTGACCAAAGACCCAGGACACTCCAACAGCTCTGATTTAAGGTACAAGCTCTCAAACCCTAATTGAGGCCAATAAAAGGCCTCCAAAAAGGCGTTTTGGGGGTTACTGATTCCATTGTctcacacacatatacacacaccacatatatttaaataattctcATTCTACCCTTCTTCTCCAAAACCCTATCTCATTGTTACGCTGGAGGTGCCGCAGGGACGCCACCCCCTCCGATTTTATTTTGTAGGAACCCCACTCTCAGCTAAAACTCACATAAGAAGGTCCTTTCATAAAGGGAGTCAGAGTCCGGGTAGGAAGAGGACATGAGCCCGAGGAAAGATTGAATTTATCACCACTGATGAGCCATCACTGGTTTTTATATATGGATTTCTCTCATATCTAACAAATCATAATGTAAGAAGGTCATCATATTTTCTCGTAATTTAAAGAAATCGTGAGGGAAAGACTGTAATGTAACTCACTATATACAATTGAAGAAGAACTTGTTAAAATATTGGCTATAAAATTTTAGCTGCATGACAAGTCTATTACTGTCTTCGCAAGTCTAGTTCTAGAATATAACAATATAAGTCCAGAGCACTTTAACATAAGTTGTAATCATAATCGAATCAAGttggattgagttaagcttttaGATATTAAAAATTTGACGCAACCCATTACAAGCggtttaataaaaaataaaaccaATTAATCCACGATTTTATATAATTCGATTTAGTCGGCCGAATTCACAATTGAATTGCGTTGGTTGGGCTGGATCGATCGATTATAACGGGTTGGACAGCCGCGAGCTGTCAAAACTACTTCAGAGTCCACACAAACAAACAGTTGGGTGCTCTTTGTCATGTCCAAATATTCTAGCCCAGTATCAACTTTAACTTGCACTTTCTAGATCAAATATATACCTAAAATCAAATGTCACATATTATTGATGAGTCCTCAATACTCGCCTTTAATGCGTGTGTTTATAATTTTTTCTCCACTGCTTATCTGGCTTTACCTGCCCCCGCTAGTTGACTGTGTATTTCACAAGCTTGCGTAAAGTGAAAAGCTGTTTTCTTTCCTAATTTTTCTCCAACTATCTAACCCCAAAAACAAAATCTCATCAAGAATTCATTTTCTCCATTTGGGTATCTCCATCTCTATTTTTGTATATTAGCATCTGGGTCTTTCTCCATTTTGTGATTCTGTATCTGGGTATATTCAATTTTGGAGTTTCTTGATTGTTTTTGTACTTTAATTGTGGGGTATCAAGATTGTGAATTTCTGTAGAAGGTCGATCAAGAATGTGGATGTCTGTTGgtgaataattataaatcattttTGGTTAGATTTGAGATTTAGATTACTTGTCAAGATTCTGTGTGTTTCCTGAGTTTTAGGAGGATATAAAATGAAAGATTTTGCTGGAACACCTGGGACTGTTACTGCACTTATTCTAAGAATGTTGCAGTGCTTCTTTGCAGCTGGTGCAATTGCTTCTATGGCCACTACTAGTACCTTTTATGAGTTCACTGCGTTCTGGTATTATTTTCTTTCCCATTAATTTGTTTTGCTGTATGACTTTTATCTGAAATAAGAACAAGAAATAGGGTACTTCTATGTAGGCTCTTTAAGTTTTGTTCCCATAAACTAGATACTAGTTATCAAATTACACTACGAAAGCCATTAGGCTGTGAATGATGGATGGTCGTGATGAGTTCTCAAGTTTTGTAATTTTAGTTTTTCATTTTTACGCAAGCTTACATATTTTACCTTTTAAATTTAATCATCATAACCGGTAACAAGGTTGGATAACTCAGATTGGATTTTCCCCAGCATTGTAATTATATTTGTACTTAAAAGGTTGGACCTCAAACATTAGATAGTAGGTAAATAATTGATCACGCTTGGCTTAATCAGCTTTGTTAATGTCACTGTAGTGTGTTGTAATTGTGCTTACAGCCAAAGCAGAGTTCAGGTTGCTTCATATAGTCTGGAATTTGGTATCATTGAGAAGTGTGAAACTTGTAATAGTCTTTATCGAAGTGAGAAACCATCTTTAGTCCTGATAGCATTTCTTCCTCATCCCCAATTCCTCATATAGTCATATTCATTGATCTTCTTAATTCAAAGTCAAAGAGATGCACCTCGATACATATGCAGTGTTGTTTATTTGATTTGTTCCTATGTTGCATGCTTATATGCATAAACTGATAGACATTTTATTATGTCCCTGCCTTCTAGATCACTTTCATGTGAATATTAAATAAGGAATTTAATAGTATGAGCAGATCTTCCTGTTGTGCATTTGTATAGTTTTTGGAGCTTATAACCATAATACTAGAGAGCACCTCACAGAGGAGAGTTACTATTTTCAGGCTTCTAGCAACTTCGTATATAAATCCATAAAGATCAGAATAATTTCCTTTGGCTAAACTCTGCATATACCGTAAATTTCCAGCAAAACCATGCTCATATCCAGTGAAAATTGATTATATGATATCAGATGTGGTACATAGGTTGAAAGGGCGAGTCTATCCATGTAACTGATACTACCTTGAGTTATAACTTATAAGGAAGTGGATGAAAATGCTTGTGCCTGGGTATTATCTGAACTGCATCACATGTTATAAAAATCAGCACATTTGAAGTGCATACACAATCAAATCCAAAGGAATGTGTACTCTGAACGATGGACATGTTAGATGACTGTATTCTATATACTCACACCTTTTACTTTCTGGTTCTGTTGATGAGAGCTACTGAACTTGAAGAGTTTTATATGCGGCCGCACAAGTTCTGGTTTTCCGCAAGTTGGACCTCATTGTTGAAGAGGTGACTGTATACGCTAAGTAGTTGAGGCTTGCACCAACTTTTGAGACGTTTATTCTCCTTCACTAACTGAATAGTTGCATCAATAGAGTTGCCTTACTACTGGCTTTAAAAGACATGGCATATGAATCCTGATGTTGTCATGTCAAATATCATGTAAACTTATTTTTACTCTGTCTGCTAAACCATATTAATATTTTGCTGTGACTATATGTTGGTTTGCCCAACAATTACGAAGCTAAGAAACACACAAGCACATTCTTCTCGACACAAGTCAGAACTGATGCAATAGATAATGTAACAATTTATGTGATCGGGGTTATCGCCCACCTCCCTCCAGACAATTATAGAAAAAGCTACGCATAATATTAAAATTCTTTTAATAAAGGAACATTTGTTATATTAGCCAAAATTCAACATAAATGTCCGAGCGTAGAAACTGTATTCTTTGTTGGTTATAAGCTGTAACTTTTCAGATCGAAATTTGCAAACAATGGTCCCTGTAAGCATGCATTGAAGTTGTACATTTGTACCTTGACGCCATTTCCTAGCATCATGATTAAGTTTCAAATTTGTTTTTCCAGCTTTCTGATTGCTGCAATGGGATTGCAAATTCTCTGGAGCTTTGCACTAGCAACTTTAGATATATATGCCTTGGCAAAGAAGAAAGTGATCCACAATGCTGGTCTCGTTAGCCTCTTCGTAGTTGGAGACTGGGTTAGTTGATCATAAACCATCATACAATCTAGATTGTTAATTCTATACCACCTAAACTAGTTATTCTACAAATAATTTCCGAAAGTTGTCTTATTTAATATCTCAGGTCACGGCAACATTGTCTCTTGCGGCAGCAGCATCCTCAGCTGGTATTACAGTATTATACTTCAGTGACTTGGGCGGATGCGGTTTTGGGGaagaatgtcaaaaatatcagaTGGCAGTTGGTTTGGCCTTCTTAACCTGGTTAACAATAGGAATATCCTCTGTAATTATGTTTTGGATTTTGGCTGCAGGTTAGGTCGGTTCCATACTTTTGACTATTTTGTGCAGTCCATGTGTTGTattctttcattttttttcatGAGGGTTTGATATATTATAGTGTGTCTAGACAAAAGAGAACTGAACTATACTGAGAAGCTAAAATGTATTTGTATGCCCAAAAGTTTTGTACAGAATGCTGTAACGTTTAATATCACACTTCCGGTTTTGTGTAGCATAAATTAGAATTGTGTTTTGCTGGAAAAGAACAAAAGAACATAAAGAGTCCTACTCTACTAAGAAACCAACAAGGGGTGGCGCGAGAGGAGCGCAGACCGAATATAAAAATATAGGGCTTCCAAATTTTTAGCTCACTTGTACACATATTTTGTAATTGAACAGAAAAAATTGATTACTTGGTTCCGAATATATTTcttattgataacatcttcaaggaatttattttacttttaaaaattACTTGAGTTTATTTAGATGTTTATTAAAGGAAGTGAAAGCTATTCTGTTTACTCTATCATTAACATAAAACGCCATAGTTTGACAGGTTGCTTAATGATCCTTGTTCTCGAAAAATTATATAGACATAGTCTAAAGGTGGAGTTCAAGAAAATGAACCACCAGATGAAATGGACGAAATGACATGTATCTGCAATGCAAATTCAACAGTGatccaaaaatccaaatttggGGCAGATTACCCCAAATTTCATTCCAACAGTGCCAAATTTGGATCAGATGAATCACTACTATTCacgatccaaatttggatcacttgatttaatataaaataatggttttgttatttgtaatttatgagattttaaattgatttttgattatttaattatataattaataacagaatataattaatagttaacaaaatttatttttaaaataaaatttaaaataatgagaaaatataatttcattaaaatttaaaaataaaaataaagaggCACATATTGCACTTAGAGATACATTAGTTGAGCATTTGTGGGAAGAATGTAATAATTCGGAAAATTAGTATGTATTAATGATATTTTGTAAGTTCATTATTGCAATTAACGTGTTTTTCGTTAATTAAGTGCagaattttaatatttttatgtgtattaatttttttttgatttaattaatttataaaatattatataaattgttaataatgattaaaagattaattaaaaataaaaatgcttaatatgatatttatatattattatatgtaaaaatAATTTGGATCAAATATTTGGATCACACACTATTAGAGTTGGTCAGAAATTTGGATAAGTATTTGGATCAGTTgatgatccaaatttggatcttTGGATCACAACGGTTGGAAATGGCATTAGCTTCTGTTTAAGAATTGATCAGGAACAAATTAATCCCATCACCAAAACAGAGAAGCAATAATTAAAACCTAACTAGAGCTTCTGTTTAAGAATTGATCAGGAACAAATTAATCACATCACCAAGACAGAGAAGCAATAATTAAAACCTAACTATGGCATACACTGCACAAATAACTTTTGTTATATAGATACATAAATGTGTAAGTTTAGTTGATTATTGCATGGAGTAACAAATAAGATgatatatgcatattgaagaTAAAAATTGCAGAGAAATAAATCTGCACAAAGGAAGATAAAAgatgaagagaagaaagatataATGTTTGTGTGGAAAGAAACAATGGCTTTAAAGAAGGAAACTTGTTTAACAAGCCACGATGTTCcgttattttttaaaaaaatttatacctcattttgaaattataaataataattaaatataataaatataatagaTCCAGAAATTAAAAAGTGTTTCCTTGTTCAACATGTTTACTCTAATGAGTAGTTCTCTCGTTATtcatatatttaatattataaaattatattatttattagttaatAATCAATATAATTAtctttttatttaattatataaaattttgagGATATAGATTAGAAAAATATGAGAGAAGCCACCTCACCACACTTACCGGccaaaaattaaaataaaatttttagaatATATAATATGGTTAGTTGATTTTAGGAGGAAAAAGAGAAatgatattaataaaaaatatttaggTGAATGTATATGGTAAGTTAATTTAAAGAAAAAAGATAAGTTGCAGGAGAATATTATGATGGTATGTtagatttcaaaaattttaatgGAAGATGTTGTAAAAAGTTTAGGAGGATATTAGGAATGAtgatatatataaatttataaatacttGCCTTTATAATATTTCATAAGCTAAAAACtaaaagaaatatttttaaaaaatatgatATAGTAAGTTAATTTTAGGAATGGTAAGTTTATTTATAAAGAAAGTAAAAGTTTTAGAAGAATATCATGataaattaatttcaaaaattttaatggaagatatggtacaacttttagaagaatattattaatgataatatatttttgaaaatttaaagtaattgtagtatttgatatttattaactcaaaaaattagaaaaattagaaaaataaaaaagtCTAATGAGACGATTTGGGAGACGTCATCTAAATGTATCCATCTTCTTATTTATATAAGTATATTTATTTAGCTAAGTAACAAATAAGAGTTTTATTTATCGTAGTTAACCCGCAGTCGCTATGCGCATTGGTAAACCCTACTAAATTACAAAAAATACTTACAAATctctatctatattatactataataACAACTGGAATAatgtataatttggttcaacgatTATCTCTAATTTTGGttaataaagaaaataaataaatagtgttatatatccgctaaactactaaattgttaaattatTAGATAAAGTCTCATTgtcctactaaactacgaccacaacgtatcctattattaaaaaataaataaaattttggttattaaagaaaataaaacaaatagtgttatatatctgctaaactactaaattgttaaactactagatacaatttacttatcctactaaactacgaccacaacgtattctataaataaaaaataaataaatagtgttatatatccgctaaactattAAACTCTTAAATTACTAGATAcagtctatttattctactaaagttatactattatttttattataaatttataattattatatatttacaaaaatattttaagaattaGAATATAACGAAATAATTAAAATCTTTAAATATTAAAGGAAACCCGTTCATCACACGAGATTTAAACTAGTCATTTCACGATATAACATCTATTACCCCGTCTATCCAGGAAATAGCGTTTACttatttacaaaaaaattaaaaagaatatTTTTATTCCACGatttaaaatttagaaaatatatCACTTAAAAGCAAATTTAAATTAATAACAAATTCTATGAAAATAGTCTAAGAATATATATAACTAATGTGCTAACAAGAGTGAGGCACGAGCATAACAAACATGCAAAATTTGACATGACACAACAAAATATAAATTTGGATTGAGCATTTTGAAATTTGAGTCAAAATTTGTCTGAAATTATCAGTTTCAGGTTTAAACAAAATACATCAAATTGAACCGAAAAGTTTATTGTATATAATTTGCGGTACATAATTGTATGCATGTATCAAATATCTAGTATCtttaaaataatttgaattgACATATCACCTCATGAAATTAATATaacataattttaataaatttgaaataatatttaatatatatagaaaaaataattttttttgataaatGATATTTTTGAGCGGATGATTTCTCCTTTTTCAGTACTCACCGATTTTTTTTGGTATATACTATATTTTGGTATAGTACCTTACCGAAAATTTTGGTAAAATTTTAGAAACACTACTAATTCCGAAatgatcttaaaaaaaatgataaTTATGGTATCATTGCAGTACTATACTTTTTGATAGTATAGTCGCGTTCCGGTTGAAATTCTCAACTCATTTCACGAATTGACCGGAAAATAAAACCGAGTAGAACAAATCGGACACGAACCCCACTCACCTGACTGAAATTGTGACCGTAAACCTTATGTATGAACAACTTAAATGAAGATTGAAAAATATGGCATGAGTTTGGCATAACCTTGCGAGCGCAACTATGATAGATATACTTGTGCAGGAGAGTGATTAAATTAGTATGACAAATATCTGTTTGTTTTTAGACTTTCTTTATGATTTGCCAAATGATAAGCGACGCCATTTTAGGACATTGGATCATCCATGAAGCTAGAAAAATTGTTAATCCTTTAAAAAATTGTTGGGCAGTATATAAATTAATATAGACATAAAATCCATAGCTGGGGTTCACGAAAATGAACCACAGAATGAAATGGACAAAATGACATATACATATAGCTTCTGTTAACGAATTGATAAG
This genomic interval from Apium graveolens cultivar Ventura chromosome 8, ASM990537v1, whole genome shotgun sequence contains the following:
- the LOC141678490 gene encoding CASP-like protein 5B3 isoform X1, whose translation is MKDFAGTPGTVTALILRMLQCFFAAGAIASMATTSTFYEFTAFCFLIAAMGLQILWSFALATLDIYALAKKKVIHNAGLVSLFVVGDWLSYLISQVTATLSLAAAASSAGITVLYFSDLGGCGFGEECQKYQMAVGLAFLTWLTIGISSVIMFWILAAG
- the LOC141678490 gene encoding CASP-like protein 5B3 isoform X2, translating into MKDFAGTPGTVTALILRMLQCFFAAGAIASMATTSTFYEFTAFCFLIAAMGLQILWSFALATLDIYALAKKKVIHNAGLVSLFVVGDWVTATLSLAAAASSAGITVLYFSDLGGCGFGEECQKYQMAVGLAFLTWLTIGISSVIMFWILAAG